From a single Bos indicus isolate NIAB-ARS_2022 breed Sahiwal x Tharparkar chromosome 11, NIAB-ARS_B.indTharparkar_mat_pri_1.0, whole genome shotgun sequence genomic region:
- the ASXL2 gene encoding putative Polycomb group protein ASXL2 isoform X3: MSISSNQHLSLKTVKASSDPVPAKPAIWEGKQSDGQSSSPQNSNSSFSSSSVKVENHLLGLGKKSFQRSDRLHTRQMKRTKCAEIDVETPDSILVNTNLRALINKHTFSVLPGDCQQRLLLLLPEVDRQVGPDGLMKLNGSALNNEFFTSAAQGWKERLSEGEFTPEMQVRIRQEIEKEKKVEPWKEQFFESYYGQSSGLSLEDSKKLTASPNDPKVKKTPAEQPKSTLPSEASPVSVVPVIPQLESKEEVLQMPSPVRKEEHESQDKTQPHSTEPLLSPATNTNELSSIPPIKCPKDEALVEQKPVASAEQESEKKNHLTTASNYNKNESQEALVTSLSKPKSPGVETTVMKPTVEASPQETTMKEPPSTLADHSPESLKRKSSLTQEEAPTSWEKRPRVTEHRQHQQPFQVSPQPFLSRGDRFQVRRVPPLKIPVSRISPMPFPTSQVSPRARFPISITSPNRTGARTLADIKAKAQLVKAQRAAAAAAAAAAAAASVGGTIPGPGPGGGQGPGEGGERRTARGGDPDSDKVSEPSKGPALELAGTGSRGGTRELLPAGPDTQPQSETRTAGQPQPLSGPGAQLQQTPSVPPASAVGGACAGVPSPAHIHALPPALGKLSNEKLNPPRVTGTVASLSQPQGPSNGRQEKAPPAPADPALIMGASPVHFAAAGAVEPKAGSSKNAPNPPASAEISASASVDTTASPLTSLLTTATLEKLPVPQVSVTTTPTGSAPSLSTLPAASSLKTPGTSSHMNGPISRPSSSIPANNPLVTQLLQGKDVPMEQILPKPLTKVEMKTVPLTTKEEKGVGALIGTSVTENSTREEVHERQSHPAAQHLGKTLQSKQLPQVPRPLQLFSGKDLRDSGIDTHQYQEGLSKATQDQILQTLSQRVRRQNILSFVQPSQFNFTHSGFPLEDISTSQRFMLGFAGRRTSKPAMAGHYLLNISTYGRGTESFRRTHSVNPEDRFCLSSPTEALKMGYTDCKNAAGDSSSGKEDDTDEESTGDEQESVPVKEEPQASQSSGKCDASLGPHSRETLSTSDCSAKKNVKAETPVPEQTPLSKENYLFTRGQTFDEKTLARDFIQAAQKQMAHAVRGKTMRSSPELFNSTSLPLPADSPTHQSLLLPPLQTPKLYGSPTQIGPSYRGMINVSTSSDMDHNSSVPGMPDCSQVSSNVGDVMSFSVTVTAIPASQAVNAGSRGQTIPVQAFPEESSVEDTPSKCYCRLKAMIMCKGCGAFCHDDCIGPSKLCVSCLVVR; encoded by the exons ATGTCCATCTCCTCCAACCAGCACCTCTCTCTGAAGACTGTCAAAGCATCCAGTGACCCTGTACCTGCCAAACCTG cgaTATGGGAAGGAAAGCAATCTGATGGACAGTCAAGCAGCCCTCAGAACTCAAACTctagcttttcttcttcttcGGTTAAAGTGGAAAATCATTTGCTGGGCCTGGGGAAGAAGTCATTCCAGAGGTCTGACAGGCTCCACACAA GGCAAATGAAGAGAACTAAATGTGCTGAGATTGATGTTGAGACGCCAGATTCCATTCTGGTTAATACAAACCTACGAGCGCTAATCAACAAACACACCTTTTCAGTCCTTCCTGGAGACTGCCAACAGCGATTGCTTTTACTACTTCCAGAGGTGGATCGACAG GTTGGTCCAGATGGTCTGATGAAGTTAAATGGCTCAGCCCTTAATAATGAGTTCTTCACTTCAGCAGCCCAAGGCTGGAAGGAAAGACTTTCAGAAG GTGAGTTTACACCGGAGATGCAGGTGAGAATTCGACAAGAGattgagaaggagaagaaagtagAGCCGTGGAAAGAACAATTCTTTGAAAGCTACTATGGTCAGAG TTCTGGCCTGAGTCTTGAAGATTCAAAGAAATTGACAGCTTCACCCAATGATCCCAAAGTAAAGAAAACCCCAGCTGAGCAACCAAAATCTACGCTTCCTTCAGAGGCCTCGCCTGTCAGTGTAGTCCCAGTAATTCCCCAGTTAGAATCTAAAGAGGAAGTACTGCAGATGCCATCACCAGTCAGAAAAGAAGAGCATGAAAGCCAAGATAAGACGCAGCCACACTCCACAGAGCCCCTTCTTTCCCCAGCTACCAATACAAATGAGCTTAGCAGCATTCCTCCCATCAAGTGCCCGAAGGATGAGGCTCTTGTGGAGCAAAAGCCAGTTGCCTCTGCTGAACAGGAATCTGAGAAAAAGAATCATCTCACTACAGcttcaaattataataaaaatgaaagccagGAAGCTTTAGTTACTTCCCTGAGCAAACCCAAGAGTCCTGGGGTAGAAACAACAGTAATGAAGCCCACAGTAGAAGCAAGTCCACAGGAGACAACTATGAAAGAGCCTCCATCAACTCTGGCTGATCACAGCCCAGAAAGCCTCAAGAGGAAATCTTCTCTCACCCAAGAAGAGGCCCCAACAAGCTGGGAGAAAAGGCCGCGTGTCACTGAGCATCGCCAGCACCAGCAGCCATTTCAAGTCTCCCCACAGCCCTTTCTCAGTAGAGGGGACAGGTTCCAGGTGCGGAGAGTACCACCTCTCAAG ATTCCGGTCTCCAGAATCTCTCCCATGCCGTTTCCTACATCGCAGGTCTCTCCCAGGGCTCGTTTTCCAATCTCCATCACTAGTCCTAACAGAACAGGAGCCAGAACCCTTGCAGATATCAAAGCAAAAGCCCAGCTTGTCAAAGCACAGAgggctgccgccgccgccgccgccgcagccgctGCTGCCGCCTCAGTTGGAGGGACCATTCCAGGACCTGGCCCAGGCGGTGGACAGGGTCCAGGGGAGGGGGGTGAAAGGAGAACTGCTAGAGGAGGGGATCCTGACTCAGACAAAGTCAGTGAGCCCAGCAAGGGCCCCGCACTGGAACTGGCAGGAACTGGAAGCAGGGGAGGTACGAGAGAGCTTTTACCCGCTGGGCCAGACACTCAGCCCCAGTCTGAGACCAGGACCGCAGGCCAGCCACAGCCTCTTAGTGGCCCTGGAGCACAACTACAGCAAACCCCCTCAGTGCCTCCCGCATCTGCCGTCGGTGGAGCATGTGCAGgtgtcccctccccagcccacattCATGCACTCCCGCCAGCTTTAGGAAAATTAAGTAATGAAAAACTAAATCCCCCCAGGGTAACAGGCACGGTGGCCTCTCTCAGCCAACCCCAAGGGCCCAGTAATGGTAGGCAGGAGAAAGCACCTCCAGCTCCAGCAGATCCTGCTCTGATCATGGGTGCCTCGCCTGTTCATTTTGCAGCTGCTGGCGCAGTGGAGCCTAAAGCAGGTTCTAGTAAGAATGCCCCCAATCCTCCGGCCTCAGCAGAGATAAGTGCTAGCGCCTCAGTGGATACAACTGCCTCCCCTTTAACATCTCTGTTAACAACAGCCACTTTAGAGAAGCTCCCTGTGCCGCAGGTCAGCGTAACCACAACGCCTACTGGATCAGCTCCATCCTTGAGCACTTTGCCGGCAGCCTCTAGCCTTAAAACTCCGGGAACTTCTTCACATATGAATGGACCCATTTCAAGGCCAAGCTCTAGTATCCCTGCTAATAATCCTTTGGTAACTCAGCTGCTGCAGGGCAAAGATGTTCCCATGGAGCAAATTCTGCCTAAACCTCTTACCaaagttgaaatgaaaactgtTCCACTCACTacaaaagaggagaagggagtaggAGCACTCATAGGTACCAGCGTGACAGAGAACAGCACCAGAGAGGAAGTTCATGAGAGACAGTCCCATCCAGCTGCACAGCACCTGGGTAAAACTTTGCAAAGTAAGCAGCTCCCCCAGGTTCCAAGACCCCTGCAGCTCTTTTCAGGTAAGGATCTAAGGGACTCTGGCATTGACACACACCAGTACCAAGAAGGACTcagtaaggccacccaagatcagATTCTTCAGACTCTCAGCCAGAGGGTTCGGAGGCAGAACATTCTCTCATTTGTGCAGCCCTCACAGTTCAACTTTACTCACTCAGGTTTCCCGTTAGAGGACATTTCCACAAGCCAGAGGTTCATGCTAGGTTTTGCTGGCAGAAGGACATCCAAGCCTGCGATGGCAGGTCACTACTTACTTAATATTTCCACCTATGGCCGGGGTACAGAGAGCTTTAGGAGGACCCATTCTGTGAACCCCGAAGACCGATTTTGTCTGAGTAGCCCCACTGAGGCCTTGAAAATGGGATACACAGACTGTAAAAATGCAGCAGGAGATAGTAGCAGCGGGAAGGAAGATGATACTGACGAGGAAAGTACTGGTGATGAGCAAGAATCTGTCCCGGTAAAGGAGGAGCCACAGGCTTCTCAGAGTTCTGGCAAGTGTGATGCAAGTTTAGGACCCCACAGTAGAGAAACCCTGTCCACCAGTGACTGTTCCGCTAAAAAGAATGTGAAGGCAGAGACACCAGTGCCTGAGCAAACCCCTTTAAGTAAGGAGAATTACCTGTTCACTCGAGGCCAAACCTTTGACGAGAAGACCCTAGCCAGAGATTTTATTCAGGCAGCACAGAAGCAGATGGCTCATGCAGTGAGAGGTAAGACCATGCGGAGCAGCCCAGAGCTTTTCAATTCTACGTCTCTTCCTCTGCCTGCAGACAGTCCTACCCATCaatctctcctcctcccaccactGCAAACCCCAAAGCTGTACGGGAGCCCCACACAGATCGGGCCAAGCTACAGAGGCATGATCAACGTCTCCACCTCATCAGACATGGACCATAACTCCTCTGTCCCGGGGATGCCCGACTGTAGTCAGGTGTCTAGCAATGTTGGTGATGTCATGTCCTTTTCAGTGACTGTCACAGCCATCCCTGCCAGCCAGGCCGTGAATGCCGGCAGCCGCGGCCAGACCATTCCTGTTCAGGCCTTCCCTGAGGAGAGCAGCGTAGAGGACACGCCTTCCAAGTGTTACTGCCGGTTGAAAGCCATGATCATGTGCAAGGGCTGCGGAGCCTTCTGCCACGACGATTGCATTGGCCCCTCCAaactctgtgtctcctgccttgttgTTCGGTAA